The genomic window CATCTGCACCCACGCGCACAACGACCACATCGACGCGGCGCCCGCCCTGGCCGACGCGACCGGGGCGCGGATCCTGCTGCACCCCGACGACCTGCCGCTGTGGCAGCTGACCCACCCGGACCGCGCCCCCGACGGCGAACTCGCCGACGGACAGGTGCTGGAGATCGCCGGCGAACGCCTGACGGTCCTCCACACCCCGGGCCACGCCCCCGGCGCCGTCTGCCTCCACGCCCCCGGCCTGGGCACCGTCTTCACCGGCGACACCCTCTTCCAAGGCGGGCCGGGAGCCACCGGCCGGTCGTTCTCGCACTTCCCGACGATCATCGACTCGATCAGGGACCGGCTGTTCGCCCTCCCGCCGGAGACCGTCGTCCGCACCGGGCACGGCGACTCCACCACCATCGGCGCCGAGGCGCCGCAGCTGGAGGACTGGATCAACCGCGGTCACTGAGGTGCCGCTCACTCCCCGCCCGGCCACGCGGCGAGCCGCAGCCCGCTCTCGAAGCGGCGCGGCTCGCCCGTGACCGGGTCGGTGAACTCCAGGATTCTCGCCAGGAGTTGCAGCGGCCGCCGGTAGTCCCCGGGGGCCGGATCCGGCTCCACGACCGGATAGACCGGATCATTCACCAGCGGCAGCCCCAGCGCGTTCATGTGGACCCGCAGCTGATGCGTGCGCCCGGTCGCGGGCAGCAGCCGGTACCTGCCGAGCCCGCCCCGGTGGTCCAGCAGCTCCACCCGGCTCTCGCTGTTCTCCTCACCCGGCTCCTCGCGGGCGGCGATGACCCCGCGCTCCTTGACGATCCGGCTGCGCACCGTCCGGGGGAGTGCGACCCCGGGGTCGTAGGGGGCCACCGCCTCGTACTCCTTGCGCACCAGCCGGTCCCGGAACAGCGTCTGGTAGGCGCCCCGTTCACCCGGCCGCACGACGCAGAGCACCAGGCCGGCCGTCAGCCGGTCGAGCCGGTGCGCGGGCTGCAGATCCGGCAGCCCCAGCTCGTCGCGCAGGCGCGCGACCAGGGTCTCGGTGATGTGCCGGCCCCGCGGAGTGGTGCTGAGGAAGTGCGGCTTGTCCGCGATCACCAGGTGCTCGTCGCGGTGGATCACACCGACGGGGAAGGGCACGGGCTCCTCGGGAGCGAAGTCCCGGTGGAACCAGAGGTACCGGCCCGCCGTGTACGGCTCGCCCGCCCCGACGGCCCGGCCGTCGGCCCCGACGAACCTGCCGCTTGCCAGCATCGCCGCCACGCGTTCCGCGCCGACCGCCCCCGCGAACCGGGCCAGCAGATGGTCCCCGACCGTCGTCCAGGCCCCTTCGGGATCGGCGGGGAGCCGGACCCGTACGGGATCCACGCCCGCGCGCTGGGGAAGCGGGGCGGGAGGGGGTTTCGCCCGTCCTCTCATGGCATCGGTCCTTGTCGCCGGAGGGGCCCGGAAGGGACGGGCGCAGCCCGGCCATCATCCCACCCGCGCCATCGCTTCCCGGAGTCCGCGCGATGTCCCTCCCGGACGTCCGCGGGTACTACGGGAAACGCGAAAACCCCCAGGATGACCTGGGGGTTTTCCACTGGTGTCCGAGGGGGGACTTGAACCCCCACGCCCGATAAAGGGCACTAGCACCTCAAGCTAGCGCGTCTGCCATTCCGCCACCCGGACCGGGTGCGCCGTCCCGGGCCTCGCCCGTTCCGACGTGGAAAACCATAGCAAACATTCGGGGGTGCTCGATCACGCCCCCGGGCTTGTGAAAGGCACATGACGAGCGACGGGCGGCCTTGGGCGCGAGGCGCGGGCGCGGGAGTATGAGAGGGAGTACCACCGCGACAGTGGAAGGAACCAGCGTGAGCGAGACCAGCACGGCCCGGGCCGGCATCGGCGAGAGCGCCGAGAGCGAGGTCGTCGACCTCTGTCGCGACCTGATCCGGATCGACACCAGCAACTACGGAGACCACTCGGGCCCCGGTGAGCGGGCCGCCGCCGAGTACATCGCGGAGAAGCTCGCCGAGGTCGGGCTCGAGCCCGAGATCTTCGAATCCCACAAGGGCCGGGCCTCCACCGTGGCCCGGATCGAGGGCGAGGACCCCTCCAGGCCGGCACTCCTGATCCACGGGCACACGGACGTCGTGCCGGCCAACGCGGCCGACTGGACGCACGACCCGTTCTCCGGGGAGATTGCGGACGGGTGCGTCTGGGGCCGCGGCGCGGTCGACATGAAGGACATGGACGCGATGACCCTCGCGGTCGTACGCGACAGGATGCGCAGCGGCCGCAAGCCCCCGCGCGACATCGTGCTGGCCTTCCTCGCGGACGAGGAGGCGGGAGGCACGTACGGCGCGCGCCACCTCGTCGACAACCACCGTGATCTCTTCGACGGGGTCACCGAGGCGATCGGTGAGGTCGGCGGCTTCTCGTTCACCGTCAACGAGAACCTGCGCCTCTACCTGGTGGAGACCGCGCAGAAGGGCATGCACTGGATGCGGCTCACCGTGGACGGCACCGCCGGTCACGGCTCGATGACCAACAACGACAACGCGATCACCGAACTCTGCGAGGCCGTCGGCCGGCTCGGCCGCCACAAGTGGCCGGTCAGGGTGACCAAGACCGTGCGGTCGTTCCTCGACGAGCTGTCCGACGCGCTCGGCACCCCCCTCGACCCCGAGGACATGGAGGCCACGCTCGCCAAGCTGGGCGGTATCGCCAAGATGGTCGGCGCGACCCTGCGCAACTCCGCCGCCCCCACCATGCTCGGCGCCGGCTACAAGGTGAACGTGATCCCCGGGCAGGCCACCGCGCACGTCGACGGGCGCTTCCTGCCGGGTTACGAGGAGGAGTTCCTGGCCGACCTCGACCGCATCCTCGGGCCGCGGGTGAAGCGCGAGGACGTGCACGGCGACAAGGCGCTGGAGACCAGCTTCGACGGCTCCCTGGTGGACGCGATCCAGCTCGCGCTCAAGGCCGAGGACCCGATCGCGCGTGCGGTGCCGTACATGCTCTCCGGCGGCACCGACGCGAAGTCCTTCGACGACCTGGGCATCCGCTGCTTCGGGTTCGCGCCGCTGAAGCTGCCGCCGGAGCTGGACTTCGCCGGAATGTTCCACGGCGTGGACGAGCGGGTTCCGGTGGAGGGGCTGACCTTCGGGGCGCGGGTGCTCGACCGCTTCATCGACCACTCCTGACTCCGCCGTCCACCCAATTCGCCAGCCTGTACGGCCCTCACCGGAAAGGGTGAAAGGGGTCGCGCAGTCGTAGCCCCCTCACCCCCTCCTCGTTACACGGGATGCGGTCCGCGGCTGGGACCGCACTTGTCAACACAGGAGGAATAATGATCAAGAAGGTCGTCGCAATCGCGGCTGCTACCGGTGGTCTCGTGCTCGCTGGTGCGGGTATGGCTTCCGCCGACGCCGGTGCCCAGGGTGCCGCCATCGGCAGCCCCGGTGTGCTCTCGGGCAACGTCATCCAGGTTCCGGTTCACGTTCCGGTGAACGTGTGCGGCAACACGATCTCCGTGATCGGTCTGCTGAACCCCGCCTTCGGCAACACCTGCGTCAACGCGTGACGATGCGCGTCAACCCGTAAGGGTTTGAGTCCGGTCGGCCCCGGAGTGCGCCCCATGCACTCCGGGGCCGCTGGGCATTCGGCCCCGCGCGCTCGTGCCGGGGCATTTCGTTAGGCAGAAGGCAGGAAAGCAACCTATGCGACAGGTCACACGTAAAGGCCTGATCACCATGGCAGCGGCGGGCGGAGTGCTCGCGCTCAGTGGCGGCTACGCACACGCGGACGCGGGTGCGGCCGGCGCCGCGACCAACTCGCCCGGAGTGCTCTCCGGGAACTCGGTCCAGGTCCCGGTCGACGTTCCCGTGAACGTGTGCGGCAACTCCGTGGACGTCGGTGGTCTGCTCAACCCCACGTTCGGAAACGACTGTGCAAACGGATCTTCGGATTCCGGTCAGTCGCGGGGTCACTCACGCGGTTCCTCGCACCACGAGGACGGCGGCCCGGGTCACGGTCCGGGCAGCCAGGCGTCCGGCCACCAGGACACGCGGCACAGCGGGGAGGGCACCGGAAGGCACCGGGCCTCCGGCACCTCGGCGCAGGCGGAGACGACCGGTTCGCCGGGAATCCTGTCCGGCAACCAGGTGCAGGCGCCGGTGGAGATCCCCGTGAACCTCTGCGGGAACAGCGTCACCGTCGGCGGGCTGCTCAACCCGGTCTTCGGCAACGACTGCGAGAACATCACCGAGGAAGTCCCGCCCCCCACGGTCCCGGAGACACCGGAGACCCCCGGGACGCCGGTCACCCCGCACGTCCCCCACGCTCCAGAGCCCCAGCTCGTGCCGGGCGAACAACTCGCGCACACAGGTGCCGGCGGCCTGGGCCTGCTGATCCCGGCGAGCGCCGGCATGATGCTCGCCGGTGCGGGCACGGTCCTGTACCGGCGTTCGCGCAGCGCGGCATAGCACCGGCACGACGACCGGCGCGACGAGCGGGTTCCGCACACGCGGAACCCGCTCCGCGCTACCAGGTGGGACGCAGCTGACGGATGATTCTGCGGCGGAGCCGCACCCGGCGGCTGCCGTCGCGGCGCAGCGTCAGCCGGTCCAGCTCCCAGTGCCCGTACTCGGCGTGGTCGGTCAGCAGGCGGGCCGCATCCTTGCGGGAGACCCCGCGC from Streptomyces sp. NBC_01341 includes these protein-coding regions:
- a CDS encoding MBL fold metallo-hydrolase, with product MTARIDHLVTSGTFALDGGEWDVDNNVWIVGDDTEAVVIDAAHDAAAIRAALGGRTLRAIICTHAHNDHIDAAPALADATGARILLHPDDLPLWQLTHPDRAPDGELADGQVLEIAGERLTVLHTPGHAPGAVCLHAPGLGTVFTGDTLFQGGPGATGRSFSHFPTIIDSIRDRLFALPPETVVRTGHGDSTTIGAEAPQLEDWINRGH
- a CDS encoding RluA family pseudouridine synthase, coding for MRGRAKPPPAPLPQRAGVDPVRVRLPADPEGAWTTVGDHLLARFAGAVGAERVAAMLASGRFVGADGRAVGAGEPYTAGRYLWFHRDFAPEEPVPFPVGVIHRDEHLVIADKPHFLSTTPRGRHITETLVARLRDELGLPDLQPAHRLDRLTAGLVLCVVRPGERGAYQTLFRDRLVRKEYEAVAPYDPGVALPRTVRSRIVKERGVIAAREEPGEENSESRVELLDHRGGLGRYRLLPATGRTHQLRVHMNALGLPLVNDPVYPVVEPDPAPGDYRRPLQLLARILEFTDPVTGEPRRFESGLRLAAWPGGE
- a CDS encoding M20/M25/M40 family metallo-hydrolase, whose protein sequence is MSETSTARAGIGESAESEVVDLCRDLIRIDTSNYGDHSGPGERAAAEYIAEKLAEVGLEPEIFESHKGRASTVARIEGEDPSRPALLIHGHTDVVPANAADWTHDPFSGEIADGCVWGRGAVDMKDMDAMTLAVVRDRMRSGRKPPRDIVLAFLADEEAGGTYGARHLVDNHRDLFDGVTEAIGEVGGFSFTVNENLRLYLVETAQKGMHWMRLTVDGTAGHGSMTNNDNAITELCEAVGRLGRHKWPVRVTKTVRSFLDELSDALGTPLDPEDMEATLAKLGGIAKMVGATLRNSAAPTMLGAGYKVNVIPGQATAHVDGRFLPGYEEEFLADLDRILGPRVKREDVHGDKALETSFDGSLVDAIQLALKAEDPIARAVPYMLSGGTDAKSFDDLGIRCFGFAPLKLPPELDFAGMFHGVDERVPVEGLTFGARVLDRFIDHS
- the chpH gene encoding chaplin ChpH is translated as MIKKVVAIAAATGGLVLAGAGMASADAGAQGAAIGSPGVLSGNVIQVPVHVPVNVCGNTISVIGLLNPAFGNTCVNA
- a CDS encoding chaplin → MRQVTRKGLITMAAAGGVLALSGGYAHADAGAAGAATNSPGVLSGNSVQVPVDVPVNVCGNSVDVGGLLNPTFGNDCANGSSDSGQSRGHSRGSSHHEDGGPGHGPGSQASGHQDTRHSGEGTGRHRASGTSAQAETTGSPGILSGNQVQAPVEIPVNLCGNSVTVGGLLNPVFGNDCENITEEVPPPTVPETPETPGTPVTPHVPHAPEPQLVPGEQLAHTGAGGLGLLIPASAGMMLAGAGTVLYRRSRSAA
- a CDS encoding DUF5703 family protein, yielding MPEYEFVDVYVPRGVSRKDAARLLTDHAEYGHWELDRLTLRRDGSRRVRLRRRIIRQLRPTW